In a single window of the Phycisphaerales bacterium genome:
- a CDS encoding Na+/H+ antiporter subunit E, with translation MSALFLNLLLAVIWAVATGNGEIANLVVGFVVGYLVLWWVRPLFGDSAYFRKLPQGLGFLLFFLWEMFKSNLIVAWDVLTPQVLRRPGIVAVPLDARTDTEITLLANIISLTPGTLSLDVSDDRSVLYVHGMFVDDPAAFRQSIKQGFERRLLQLLR, from the coding sequence GTGAGTGCCCTGTTTCTCAACCTGCTGCTGGCGGTCATCTGGGCCGTGGCCACCGGCAATGGCGAGATCGCGAACCTCGTGGTCGGGTTCGTCGTCGGTTACCTCGTGCTCTGGTGGGTACGACCGCTATTCGGCGATTCGGCCTACTTCCGGAAGCTGCCGCAGGGTTTGGGTTTTCTGCTTTTCTTCCTCTGGGAAATGTTCAAATCCAACCTGATCGTCGCGTGGGACGTGCTCACACCTCAGGTCCTGCGGCGCCCCGGAATCGTGGCCGTACCGCTCGACGCACGCACGGATACGGAGATCACGCTGCTGGCCAACATCATCTCGCTCACGCCGGGAACGCTGAGTCTGGATGTTTCCGATGATCGCAGCGTGTTGTACGTGCATGGCATGTTCGTGGACGATCCAGCGGCCTTCCGCCAGTCCATCAAACAGGGTTTTGAGCGACGCCTGCTGCAGTTGCTGCGATAA
- a CDS encoding cation:proton antiporter translates to MDLPLYTVIMLTILSVAFLLAFIRLAIGPSLPDRVMALDVMAAIGVTMTTLYSVTRNLPVFLDVAIVLALVSFVGTVALARYLEKRV, encoded by the coding sequence ATGGATCTGCCGCTCTACACCGTCATCATGCTGACCATCCTCTCGGTCGCCTTTCTGCTGGCGTTTATTCGGCTGGCAATCGGTCCCAGTCTGCCGGACCGGGTCATGGCGCTGGATGTCATGGCGGCGATCGGTGTGACGATGACAACGCTCTACTCCGTGACGCGCAATTTGCCCGTCTTTCTCGACGTGGCCATTGTGCTCGCGCTGGTGAGCTTCGTCGGGACCGTGGCGCTGGCGCGCTACCTGGAAAAAAGGGTCTGA
- a CDS encoding monovalent cation/H(+) antiporter subunit G: protein MPHWSFYLALVLELTGAAFVLIAALGILLMPDLYNRMQAASKAATLGTAAMVLGAAVHFADVGVAVRAVMVAAFLFLTAPIAAHMLARAGYLARVPLSSDTTIDELQGRYNRTTHALASRGEPDSLTGVPRSEADRVESPEQP, encoded by the coding sequence GTGCCGCACTGGTCCTTCTACCTGGCGCTGGTATTGGAGCTGACGGGCGCAGCTTTTGTACTGATTGCCGCGCTCGGCATCCTGCTGATGCCCGATCTCTACAACCGCATGCAGGCCGCAAGCAAGGCCGCCACGCTGGGCACCGCAGCGATGGTGCTCGGGGCAGCAGTCCATTTCGCCGATGTCGGCGTGGCGGTGCGGGCCGTCATGGTGGCGGCGTTCCTCTTTCTGACGGCCCCCATCGCCGCCCACATGCTGGCACGGGCGGGCTACCTGGCGCGCGTGCCCCTGTCGAGCGACACAACGATCGACGAACTCCAGGGCCGCTACAACCGCACCACCCACGCGCTCGCCAGCCGCGGTGAACCCGATTCGCTGACCGGTGTGCCGCGGTCGGAGGCGGACAGGGTGGAATCCCCGGAGCAGCCGTAG
- a CDS encoding translation initiation factor yields the protein MSGLFTGTPWERPVTCEVCHRPRASCACPRNAMGTHCPPAQQAARVRRERRRGKMVTIVTGLDPVASNLQALLRELRTLCAAGGTVTEGTIEVQGDHRDRIIALLHERGYPARAAGG from the coding sequence ATGTCGGGTTTGTTCACGGGCACGCCCTGGGAGCGACCGGTCACGTGTGAAGTGTGTCACCGGCCGCGCGCGTCTTGCGCGTGTCCGCGCAACGCCATGGGCACGCACTGTCCGCCGGCCCAGCAGGCGGCCCGCGTGCGACGTGAGCGGCGGCGCGGCAAAATGGTAACGATCGTCACGGGGCTCGATCCGGTCGCGAGTAATTTGCAGGCGCTTCTGAGGGAACTGCGTACCCTTTGCGCCGCCGGCGGGACCGTCACGGAAGGAACCATCGAGGTACAGGGGGATCATCGCGATCGAATCATCGCGCTGCTGCACGAGCGCGGCTATCCGGCCCGGGCAGCGGGTGGATGA